In the Phaseolus vulgaris cultivar G19833 chromosome 7, P. vulgaris v2.0, whole genome shotgun sequence genome, one interval contains:
- the LOC137829703 gene encoding transcription factor bHLH118-like, giving the protein MFPLQRGNELVIQFSNGLQPQHKISKDLLLDDHNIDNSPLVAYSDKKLRTSHPNKLFYAPETSHENSTQEESAKKMVHREIERKRRQEMATLHASLRSLLPLSFIKGKRSISDQMSETVNYINHLQKNIKELSDKRDKLKKKLPINSTLESRQNKHESSGFTVHQNSSGAVGIEISGFSEEGVSLSKLLELVLEEGLEVVCCLSTKVNGRLLHSLQCEVENSDSVDLSELRRKFSNVIASFRVSE; this is encoded by the exons ATGTTTCCTTTACAACGCGGCAATGAGCTGGTGATCCAATTTTCTAATGGTCTCCAACCGCAACACAAAATCTCTAAAGATCTCCTCCTGGATGATCACAATATCGATAATTCTCCCCTTGTCGCTTATTCAGATAAAAAATTGCGTACTAGCCACCCCAACAAACTTTTTTATGCGCCTGAAACCAGTCACGAAAATTCTACCCAAGAAGAATCTGCAAAAAAGATGGTTCACAGAGAGATTGAGAGGAAAAGGAGGCAAGAAATGGCAACCCTTCATGCCTCTCTTAGATCCCTTCTCCCTCTTTCCTTCATCAAG GGAAAGCGTTCCATATCTGATCAAATGAGCGAGACAGTGAATTACATAAACCACCTGCAGAAGAATATTAAAGAGTTGAGTGACAAGAGGGATAAGCTGAAGAAGAAACTTCCCATAAACTCCACCCTCGAAAGCCGTCAGAACAAGCATGAATCTAGTGGTTTCACTGTCCACCAAAATAGTAGTGGAGCTGTGGGGATTGAGATCAGTGGATTCAGTGAGGAAGGGGTTTCACTTTCTAAATTGCTGGAACTAGTGTTAGAAGAGGGACTTGAAGTTGTTTGCTGTCTTTCAACTAAAGTCAATGGCAGATTACTCCACAGTTTGCAGTGTGAG GTTGAAAATTCCGACAGTGTAGATCTATCTGAGCTGAGAAGAAAATTCTCCAATGTAATTGCATCATTTAGAGTTTCTGAATAA